The following proteins are co-located in the Candidatus Palauibacter australiensis genome:
- a CDS encoding Hsp70 family protein: MSTHWAIDLGTSNTTICEDRSGRPHIVNLPDLAKLEPVTQTPVMPSCVCVMDGDGEEVLIGQAAVTYNWDGQATGFARGFKRYLGTESGRALARAGGRAFTAQDVAALFLREVIGALETRFGEEITDITIATPSGFYETYRAELQAIIRRLKRRNWWARMWARLRRQPAGIVFRTLDEPVAAALGYGVDVGRPTTLVAFDFGGGSMEAAVVRTHGAQTVETGRAEVLAKQAVELGGDDIDGWILERFVPSALRDWPEWGVALRWEAERVKLLASAGNEGDFTFRNESYGKLDYPALNDILAANGLYVRIRELLDALLTELRTRHGIPADGIDDVILEGGSTLLPEVRNVVGDVLGREKVREWLPFAAVARGACIFAGGAHVEDFIYHDYALRVLPDDDADAEYELLIPGGTCFPTVENFATRYYAPGRDGQQHINLFICEVGRVAGRPIDWTERSNGSSYFVPRTAGERAFCLCLNEADPALPLNPPGRGTAPRLRVTYSVDENRWLCVTVHDLHRKTDLNVKHPVVRLR, encoded by the coding sequence ATGTCGACCCACTGGGCCATCGATCTCGGCACGTCCAACACCACCATCTGCGAAGACCGGTCCGGCCGGCCGCACATCGTGAACCTGCCGGACCTCGCGAAGCTGGAGCCCGTCACGCAGACGCCGGTCATGCCGTCGTGCGTGTGCGTCATGGACGGGGACGGCGAGGAAGTCCTCATCGGGCAGGCGGCCGTCACCTACAACTGGGACGGACAGGCCACCGGCTTCGCGCGCGGCTTCAAGCGCTACCTCGGCACGGAGAGCGGCCGGGCGCTGGCGCGTGCCGGCGGGAGAGCCTTCACCGCGCAGGACGTCGCGGCGCTCTTCCTGCGGGAGGTCATCGGCGCCCTTGAGACGCGATTCGGGGAAGAAATCACCGACATCACGATCGCCACGCCGAGCGGCTTCTACGAGACGTACCGCGCCGAGCTGCAGGCGATCATCCGGCGCCTGAAGCGCCGCAACTGGTGGGCGCGCATGTGGGCCCGGCTTCGGCGGCAACCGGCCGGGATCGTCTTCCGGACGCTCGACGAGCCCGTGGCGGCCGCGCTCGGCTACGGCGTGGACGTCGGGCGTCCCACCACGCTCGTCGCCTTCGACTTCGGGGGCGGATCGATGGAGGCCGCCGTCGTGAGGACCCACGGCGCGCAGACCGTGGAGACCGGGCGCGCGGAGGTGCTCGCGAAGCAGGCGGTGGAACTCGGCGGCGACGACATCGACGGCTGGATCCTGGAGCGCTTCGTCCCCTCGGCCCTGCGCGACTGGCCTGAATGGGGGGTCGCGCTCCGCTGGGAGGCCGAGCGCGTGAAGCTGCTCGCGAGCGCGGGGAACGAGGGCGACTTCACCTTCCGCAACGAATCGTACGGGAAGCTGGACTATCCCGCCCTGAACGACATCCTCGCCGCGAACGGCCTGTACGTCCGGATCCGGGAGCTGCTCGACGCGCTGCTCACGGAACTGCGCACGCGTCACGGGATCCCCGCCGACGGCATCGATGATGTCATCCTCGAGGGCGGGTCAACCCTCCTTCCGGAGGTGCGGAACGTCGTGGGCGACGTGCTCGGCCGGGAGAAGGTGCGGGAGTGGCTCCCCTTCGCGGCCGTGGCGCGCGGCGCGTGCATCTTCGCGGGCGGCGCGCACGTAGAGGACTTCATCTACCATGACTATGCGCTCCGCGTCCTCCCGGACGACGATGCCGACGCCGAGTACGAGCTGCTCATCCCCGGCGGCACGTGCTTCCCGACAGTCGAAAACTTCGCGACGCGCTACTACGCCCCCGGCCGCGATGGCCAGCAGCACATCAACCTCTTCATCTGCGAGGTCGGGCGGGTGGCCGGGCGCCCGATCGACTGGACCGAGCGCAGCAACGGCTCCAGCTATTTCGTCCCCCGGACCGCGGGCGAACGGGCGTTCTGCCTGTGCCTCAACGAGGCGGACCCCGCCCTGCCGCTGAACCCGCCCGGCAGGGGCACGGCGCCGCGGCTGCGCGTGACGTACTCGGTGGACGAAAACCGCTGGCTGTGTGTAACCGTACATGACCTGCACCGGAAGACGGACCTGAACGTGAAGCACCCCGTGGTGAGATTGCGATGA
- a CDS encoding energy transducer TonB translates to MDDTGIRLTANDRFKRASTNFTRIGLLVAVFLHIGLFILVQPFEAADMGSVTNEIESIRLPPEVRIPPPPEAIARPATPRIASVDISPDITIAPTTPDRAPRGLPPRPPTPDPSERPIVIPYDTPPVLLNVGEVLQVLQREYPRALMDAGIEGRVELWIYLSEEGRVERSEIKTSSGNPLLDEAAGRVVPAMRFSPAKNRDRVTAVWVSQWVTFRVN, encoded by the coding sequence ATGGACGACACCGGCATTCGGCTCACCGCGAACGACAGGTTCAAGCGCGCCAGTACGAACTTCACACGGATCGGCTTGCTGGTCGCCGTCTTTCTCCACATCGGGCTCTTCATCCTCGTGCAGCCGTTCGAGGCCGCGGACATGGGGTCCGTCACCAACGAGATCGAGTCGATCCGGCTCCCGCCTGAAGTGAGGATTCCGCCCCCGCCGGAAGCGATCGCGCGTCCCGCCACGCCTAGGATCGCCTCCGTCGACATTTCGCCGGACATCACGATCGCGCCGACGACTCCGGACCGGGCCCCCAGGGGCCTGCCTCCGCGTCCGCCGACCCCCGACCCGTCCGAGCGTCCGATAGTCATCCCCTACGACACGCCCCCCGTGCTGCTGAACGTGGGGGAGGTACTGCAGGTGCTGCAGCGGGAATACCCACGGGCGCTGATGGACGCCGGCATCGAAGGGCGCGTCGAACTGTGGATCTACCTGTCGGAGGAGGGCCGGGTCGAGCGGTCCGAGATCAAGACATCTTCGGGCAATCCCCTGCTCGACGAGGCGGCGGGCAGGGTCGTCCCGGCGATGCGGTTCAGTCCTGCGAAGAACCGCGACAGGGTCACCGCGGTCTGGGTCTCGCAGTGGGTGACGTTCCGCGTGAACTAG
- a CDS encoding HEAT repeat domain-containing protein, which yields MWQVCHGGRADADDVPFHVRRLSAPGGRIINKYVLWEGNAPRRDAAAQLGRLGDPAAIPALADVLWDEDPALRLPAVEALAAIRHADAVAPLIPLLGDARKAAGLRFRDGVAEALRQLGEGELVVTVGAALGGDFGHLKAYDGGHRAEIIAALGHALQGSSGAHAANALAEIHAVEALPRLREVRRSLGTRDATGQAISAAVGKLEARASLPRAAAAADVEVDTLPRSAQAPGPDPGTLPRSSPAPRVEP from the coding sequence CTGTGGCAGGTCTGTCACGGGGGAAGGGCGGACGCGGACGATGTCCCGTTCCACGTCCGCCGTCTGAGCGCGCCCGGGGGCCGAATCATCAACAAGTACGTCCTCTGGGAAGGAAACGCCCCGCGACGCGACGCGGCCGCGCAACTCGGACGGCTCGGCGACCCCGCGGCGATTCCAGCCTTGGCGGATGTGCTCTGGGACGAGGACCCCGCGCTCCGGCTGCCGGCGGTCGAGGCGCTTGCGGCGATTCGGCACGCCGACGCGGTCGCGCCGCTCATCCCGCTGCTCGGCGACGCGCGGAAGGCCGCCGGCCTTCGGTTCCGCGACGGGGTCGCCGAGGCGTTGCGGCAACTGGGCGAAGGAGAGCTGGTCGTGACCGTGGGCGCGGCGCTCGGCGGCGATTTCGGGCACCTCAAGGCGTACGACGGAGGACACAGGGCGGAGATTATCGCGGCACTCGGCCACGCGCTCCAGGGATCTTCCGGCGCGCACGCGGCGAACGCGCTCGCCGAGATCCACGCCGTTGAAGCGCTCCCCCGGCTGCGCGAGGTGCGGAGGAGCCTCGGCACGCGGGACGCCACGGGTCAGGCGATCTCCGCCGCGGTCGGGAAGCTCGAGGCGCGGGCCTCACTCCCTCGCGCCGCCGCCGCGGCCGACGTCGAAGTCGACACCCTGCCACGGTCCGCCCAGGCACCCGG